The Xiphophorus maculatus strain JP 163 A chromosome 23, X_maculatus-5.0-male, whole genome shotgun sequence genome contains a region encoding:
- the gm2a gene encoding ganglioside GM2 activator: MMNRMAGCLKVTVALMVVLAAVVFQANCDSFEMKRVRSAKVLGFDWKNCGQPDAPAVLKSLTVSPDPINIPGSLTAAASGSTLVELASPLSVNVTMEKEVAGFWVKIPCLEQLGSCHYKDACEILNQLIPPGQDCPEPLHTYGLPCHCPFKAGSYSLPQSQFYLPYMDLPYWLTNGNYRVQGILGGGGKELGCLKLSLSIHSN; this comes from the exons ATGATGAACAGGATGGCCGGCTGTCTGAAGGTGACAGTAGCCCTGATGGTGGTTTTAGCTGCTGTGGTATTTCAGGCAAACTGCGACTCCTTTGAAATGAAGAGAGTCAGGAGCGCAAAG GTTTTGGGTTTCGACTGGAAAAACTGCGGACAGCCCGACGCTCCGGCTGTTCTAAAGAGCCTGACTGTGTCTCCAGATCCCATCAACATTCCGGGATCACTGACGGCCGCTGCGTCTGGATCCACGTTGGTCGAGCTGGCCTCCCCTCTTTCT GTGAATGTGACCATGGAGAAGGAGGTGGCAGGTTTCTGGGTGAAGATCCCCTGCCTGGAGCAGCTTGGCAGTTGTCACTATAAGGACGCCTGCGAAATTCTGAACCAGCTGATCCCACCGGGACAGGATTGTCCCGAACCGCTGCACACCTACGGCCTTCCCTGTCACTGCCCCTTCAAAGCG GGCTCTTACTCGCTGCCTCAGTCTCAGTTCTACCTGCCTTACATGGACCTGCCTTACTGGCTCACCAATGGGAACTACAGAGTTCAGGGAATCCTGGGAGGTGGAGGCAAAGAGCTGGGCTGCCTCAAGCTGTCTCTGTCCATTCACTCCAACTGA